One stretch of Rhodoferax lithotrophicus DNA includes these proteins:
- a CDS encoding MORN repeat-containing protein has translation MTFQSFSQTLRQCMGRGLLFGISLACQAQTAPGSASDAGAAPFTAPASAAASAPAVPASAEPPMPQAATGVQGCRPLSDQAMAKDMAAVTARSKKVELAEQAKLFNEAVLLWTQASEQCEGRAKDRALMSREDDQQLLAQISEALSAGPRCASGHKDAAVLQDMAKLALTERRWKEAASLFRKAENMWDYASERCTGNQQEIANRRREQSAQDGHNAQYCAPLFEAARESTQKYRSAAANLSKEEKQDASMVAETLWRDALDNCQGPAVLEIASNNAKTLARERGTPWVPRIAAASQMASAETPSQATLGSRKSMASTTGSALTSAPMALASVASAMNAPTPSLTTLIPIPSTQATPATASAAPSAPLESVPTKRSEPEVATPGVLTAGTTRFVGQFVRDEGATTISGSGKVTWATGDVFEGSMVKGLRQGKGTIVWANGQRYAGDWVMDKPTGLAKIHFANGNDYEGQVLDGTPQGTGRMRYASGDEFVGQFKKGEPDVRGVYSWRNGQRYDGVWANGRPNGQGKLQFATGNQYEGTVVDGVPQGQGRMVFAGGEIYEGQFTAGEPDGEGAFTWPSGDQYVGQWKAGKKHGKGAFTWKSGDRWEGVYDNDLQVN, from the coding sequence ATGACATTTCAATCTTTCTCCCAAACCCTGCGTCAATGTATGGGGCGTGGTTTGTTGTTCGGGATTTCACTGGCGTGTCAAGCTCAAACAGCCCCCGGATCTGCTTCTGACGCAGGGGCCGCGCCATTCACTGCACCGGCTTCTGCTGCGGCCAGTGCCCCGGCAGTGCCCGCATCGGCAGAGCCCCCCATGCCCCAGGCGGCAACGGGCGTTCAGGGCTGTCGCCCCCTATCTGATCAAGCCATGGCCAAAGACATGGCGGCGGTGACGGCCAGATCCAAAAAAGTGGAATTGGCGGAGCAGGCCAAACTGTTTAACGAAGCCGTGTTGTTATGGACCCAGGCATCCGAGCAATGTGAGGGCCGGGCCAAAGACCGTGCTTTGATGAGCCGTGAAGATGATCAACAGCTTCTGGCGCAGATTTCGGAAGCCTTAAGTGCAGGCCCACGCTGCGCCAGCGGCCATAAAGACGCTGCCGTGTTGCAGGATATGGCCAAGCTGGCTCTGACAGAGCGCCGCTGGAAAGAGGCCGCTTCCCTGTTTCGCAAAGCAGAAAACATGTGGGACTACGCCTCTGAGCGTTGCACCGGCAACCAGCAGGAAATTGCCAACCGGCGGCGCGAGCAGTCTGCACAGGATGGTCATAACGCCCAATATTGCGCCCCCTTGTTTGAAGCTGCCCGTGAAAGCACGCAAAAATACCGCAGTGCTGCCGCCAACCTGTCCAAGGAGGAAAAACAGGATGCGTCCATGGTGGCAGAGACACTTTGGCGTGATGCCTTGGACAACTGTCAAGGCCCGGCGGTGCTTGAAATTGCCTCCAACAACGCCAAGACGCTGGCGCGTGAACGTGGCACACCGTGGGTGCCACGTATCGCTGCGGCCAGTCAGATGGCGAGCGCGGAAACACCTTCACAGGCGACGCTGGGCAGCCGTAAATCCATGGCCTCAACCACCGGTTCTGCTTTGACCAGCGCGCCCATGGCATTGGCATCGGTAGCCTCTGCCATGAACGCGCCAACACCTTCATTAACCACCTTGATCCCAATCCCTTCCACGCAGGCAACCCCCGCGACAGCTTCTGCCGCACCGTCGGCACCCTTGGAAAGCGTGCCGACCAAGCGGTCTGAACCTGAAGTCGCCACTCCCGGTGTGCTGACGGCGGGCACCACCCGGTTTGTGGGACAGTTTGTACGTGATGAGGGGGCTACCACCATTTCCGGCAGTGGCAAGGTCACCTGGGCCACCGGGGATGTGTTTGAAGGCAGCATGGTCAAAGGTTTGCGTCAAGGCAAGGGCACCATTGTCTGGGCCAATGGCCAACGGTATGCGGGTGATTGGGTTATGGACAAACCCACGGGGCTGGCCAAAATCCATTTTGCCAACGGCAATGATTACGAAGGCCAGGTGCTTGATGGCACGCCGCAGGGCACCGGGCGCATGCGCTATGCATCCGGGGATGAGTTTGTGGGTCAATTCAAGAAGGGTGAGCCTGATGTGCGTGGGGTTTACAGCTGGCGTAATGGTCAACGCTACGACGGGGTCTGGGCCAATGGTCGCCCGAATGGGCAAGGCAAACTCCAATTCGCCACCGGCAATCAGTATGAAGGCACGGTGGTGGACGGTGTGCCACAAGGCCAGGGACGTATGGTGTTTGCCGGTGGTGAAATCTATGAGGGGCAATTTACGGCAGGTGAGCCCGATGGTGAAGGCG
- a CDS encoding M48 family metallopeptidase yields the protein MHPLLRFTLDLFESNQPVELINNAQEATKKVAKKANSENSAHGPESTQTASVQDAMLHFRHPRASREVRLGHALVAYEFKRGQRRSIGFTVGVEGLAVRAPKWVVLSEVDAALQSKAAWILRKLQETRERHARLAAQEIIWQNGATLPFLGRQVRLQLDPQHGFGAAGAELVVASAPDDLPTLRLSLPHSATPEQIKDVVQAWLMRQAKGFFQQRLDHFAPLLGVQWKKMSLSNAGTRWGSAKADGSIRLNWRLIHMPVSVVDYVVAHELSHLRVMDHSPRFWDTVRSVVPDYAALRKQLKEEATPR from the coding sequence ATGCATCCGTTGTTGCGCTTTACACTTGATTTATTTGAATCAAATCAGCCTGTAGAGCTTATAAATAATGCGCAAGAAGCTACAAAAAAAGTAGCAAAAAAAGCCAATTCAGAAAACTCTGCCCATGGGCCGGAGTCCACTCAAACGGCCAGTGTGCAGGATGCCATGCTGCATTTCCGCCACCCACGGGCCAGCCGTGAAGTGCGCCTGGGTCACGCGCTGGTGGCGTATGAATTCAAGCGCGGCCAGCGCCGCAGCATCGGATTTACCGTTGGGGTTGAAGGTTTGGCGGTGCGTGCACCCAAGTGGGTCGTGTTGTCCGAGGTGGATGCCGCCCTGCAGTCCAAAGCCGCCTGGATTTTGCGCAAGCTGCAGGAAACCCGGGAACGTCACGCCCGTTTGGCGGCCCAGGAAATCATTTGGCAAAACGGTGCAACGCTGCCGTTCTTGGGGCGGCAGGTGCGTTTGCAGCTCGACCCGCAACATGGTTTTGGCGCGGCAGGGGCCGAACTGGTGGTTGCGTCAGCGCCAGATGACCTGCCCACGCTGCGCCTGAGCTTGCCCCACAGCGCCACACCGGAGCAGATCAAGGATGTGGTGCAAGCCTGGCTGATGCGCCAGGCCAAAGGGTTTTTCCAGCAGCGGCTGGATCACTTTGCCCCCTTGCTGGGTGTGCAATGGAAAAAAATGAGTCTGAGCAACGCCGGTACACGCTGGGGCAGTGCCAAGGCGGACGGCTCGATCCGTCTGAACTGGCGGCTGATCCACATGCCGGTGTCGGTGGTTGATTACGTGGTGGCGCATGAACTGAGCCACTTGCGGGTGATGGATCACAGCCCACGCTTTTGGGATACGGTGCGCTCGGTGGTGCCGGATTACGCGGCACTGCGCAAGCAGCTCAAGGAAGAGGCCACCCCGCGCTGA
- a CDS encoding lysophospholipid acyltransferase family protein, whose product MFLFRSVLHLLWMVVTVVPWTLAVLLMSLVPPRNLAWWTAVNWFRVVMWGTRVILGVQVKVLGFEHLPVGKASAAVLLSNHQSTLETLLLPTLMPHPLAFVFKRELLKIPFFGWSMARLDMIHIDRESRTEAMKHVIAQGCRLLAQGTWVIMFPQGTRLPRGEKGTYQTAGTRLAVQSGAPVVPIAVATARCWPKDSFVKRPGVVTVSIGPLISSAGRDPKALMREVEAWIEAELRRIDPEAYPAA is encoded by the coding sequence ATGTTTTTGTTTCGCTCTGTTCTTCACCTGCTCTGGATGGTGGTCACCGTGGTCCCCTGGACGCTGGCTGTGTTGTTGATGTCGCTGGTGCCTCCGCGCAACTTGGCCTGGTGGACTGCGGTGAACTGGTTTCGGGTCGTCATGTGGGGGACGCGGGTTATTTTGGGTGTTCAGGTCAAGGTGCTTGGTTTTGAGCATCTTCCGGTGGGCAAGGCCAGTGCGGCGGTGCTGCTGAGCAATCACCAGTCCACGCTGGAAACCTTGCTGTTGCCCACGCTGATGCCGCACCCGTTGGCCTTTGTGTTCAAGCGCGAGCTGTTGAAAATCCCGTTTTTTGGCTGGTCGATGGCGCGGCTGGACATGATCCACATTGACCGCGAATCACGTACCGAAGCCATGAAACACGTCATTGCCCAGGGCTGCAGGCTGTTGGCGCAAGGCACCTGGGTCATCATGTTCCCGCAGGGCACCCGTTTGCCACGCGGGGAAAAGGGGACCTACCAAACGGCTGGCACCCGCCTGGCGGTGCAGTCTGGCGCGCCGGTGGTGCCGATTGCCGTGGCCACCGCGCGTTGCTGGCCCAAAGACAGTTTTGTCAAACGCCCCGGCGTGGTCACGGTGTCTATCGGCCCCCTCATTTCCAGCGCCGGGCGTGATCCCAAAGCGCTGATGCGGGAAGTGGAGGCCTGGATTGAGGCCGAGTTGCGCCGTATCGACCCTGAAGCCTACCCGGCGGCTTAA
- the gmhB gene encoding D-glycero-beta-D-manno-heptose 1,7-bisphosphate 7-phosphatase, protein MTPIKLVILDRDGTINQDSAEFIKSADEWMPLPGALEAIARLNHAGWHVVVASNQSGLGRGLFEVSDLNEIHAKMHSMLAAVGGRIDAVFYCPHSPNEECRCRKPDTGLFEQISDRYGFGIKGVPTVGDSARDVVAGAAAGCEPHLVLTGKAAVYKGRSLPDSFPPNTHVHHDLSAFVDFLLDRESATG, encoded by the coding sequence ATGACTCCGATCAAACTGGTTATTCTGGACCGCGACGGCACGATCAACCAAGACAGTGCCGAATTCATCAAGTCGGCTGATGAGTGGATGCCGTTGCCCGGTGCGCTGGAGGCGATTGCACGGCTCAACCATGCGGGCTGGCATGTGGTGGTGGCCAGTAATCAGTCCGGTTTGGGGCGGGGCTTGTTTGAGGTGTCTGACCTCAATGAGATTCATGCCAAGATGCACAGCATGTTGGCCGCTGTGGGGGGGCGTATTGACGCTGTGTTTTATTGCCCGCACTCGCCCAATGAAGAATGTCGTTGCCGCAAACCGGACACCGGTTTGTTTGAACAGATTTCTGACCGCTATGGATTTGGCATCAAAGGTGTACCTACCGTGGGCGACTCCGCACGCGACGTGGTGGCGGGTGCGGCGGCCGGGTGTGAGCCACATCTGGTCTTGACGGGTAAAGCGGCGGTGTACAAGGGGCGCAGTTTGCCGGATAGTTTTCCGCCGAACACCCATGTGCACCACGACCTGTCGGCCTTCGTTGATTTTTTACTGGATCGTGAATCCGCCACGGGTTAA
- the glyS gene encoding glycine--tRNA ligase subunit beta — MTHQNLLVELFVEELPPKALKKLGEVFASQLCTQLRSLGLASSDSVVTPFASPRRLGAHITHVAAKAADKAVQQKLMPVSVGLDANGLATPALLKKLQALGADVSDPVFAVAALRKAPDGKADALFYDSLVNGATLDLGLQQALEATLTKLPIPKMMSYQLETDCELPGWSSVHFVRPAHGLVALHGSSVVPVKVLGLTAGNTTQGHRFEALKSPVLLNNADVYAETLARDGAVIASFDDRRFAIVQQLAQAAERLGPGYQVLMDEALLDEVTALVERPNVLVCTFESEFLEVPQECLILTMKANQKYFPMLDTAGKLTNKFLVVSNISPEDASFVIGGNERVVRPRLSDAKFFFDQDRKKTLASRVEGLDKVVYHNKLGTQGERTQRVRAIASAMAAQLGDAKLVAHADQAAQLAKTDLLTDMVGEFPELQGIMGGYYARHDGLSQDVAHAIEDHYKPRFAGDELPRNSAGVVVALADKLETLVGMFGIGNLPTGDKDPFALRRHALGVIRMLVEKDLPLDLNALVSAALPAFGDKVTDASSALLDFVYDRLAGTLREQGYSALEVDAVLDLRPQRLGDVPKRLAAVRAFAALPEAPALAAANKRISNILKKAGDVDAHVSDLLLVEPAEAALFAAMQVVLPQAQTQLEAQDYTASLQTLAALGAPVDAFFEGVMVNADAPDLRLNRLGLLKKLHLVMNQVADLSRLAA, encoded by the coding sequence ATGACCCACCAAAATCTTCTTGTTGAACTGTTTGTTGAAGAGCTGCCACCCAAGGCCCTCAAAAAACTCGGTGAAGTATTCGCCAGCCAGCTGTGTACCCAGTTGCGCAGCCTGGGTTTGGCGTCCAGTGACTCGGTGGTCACGCCGTTTGCTTCACCACGCCGTCTGGGCGCGCACATCACCCATGTGGCCGCCAAGGCTGCAGACAAAGCGGTGCAGCAAAAGCTGATGCCGGTGAGCGTGGGCCTGGATGCCAATGGCCTGGCCACCCCGGCGCTGCTGAAAAAACTGCAAGCACTGGGGGCTGACGTGTCTGACCCGGTGTTTGCCGTGGCCGCCCTGCGCAAAGCGCCCGATGGCAAGGCCGATGCGCTGTTTTACGACAGTCTGGTCAATGGGGCCACGCTCGATCTGGGTTTGCAACAAGCGCTGGAAGCCACTTTGACCAAGCTGCCGATTCCCAAGATGATGAGTTACCAGCTGGAAACTGATTGCGAGTTGCCCGGCTGGAGCAGTGTGCATTTTGTCCGTCCGGCGCATGGTCTGGTGGCCTTACATGGCAGTAGCGTGGTGCCGGTGAAGGTGCTGGGGCTGACGGCTGGTAATACCACACAAGGGCATCGCTTTGAGGCTTTGAAATCGCCGGTGCTGCTGAACAATGCCGATGTGTATGCCGAAACCTTGGCACGCGACGGTGCGGTAATCGCCAGCTTTGACGACCGGCGTTTTGCCATCGTGCAACAACTCGCCCAGGCCGCCGAGCGTTTGGGGCCGGGTTACCAGGTGTTGATGGATGAAGCCCTGCTGGATGAAGTGACCGCCCTGGTGGAGCGCCCAAATGTGCTGGTGTGCACCTTTGAGTCCGAATTCCTGGAAGTGCCGCAAGAGTGCCTGATCCTGACCATGAAGGCCAACCAGAAGTACTTTCCGATGCTTGACACAGCGGGCAAGCTCACCAACAAATTCCTGGTGGTCAGCAACATCAGCCCCGAAGATGCCAGCTTTGTCATTGGTGGCAATGAGCGCGTGGTGCGCCCACGCCTGAGTGATGCCAAGTTCTTCTTTGACCAGGATCGCAAAAAGACGCTGGCCTCGCGTGTTGAAGGCTTGGACAAGGTGGTCTACCACAACAAGCTGGGCACACAGGGTGAACGCACGCAACGGGTGCGTGCCATTGCCAGCGCGATGGCCGCGCAACTGGGCGATGCCAAGTTGGTGGCGCACGCCGACCAGGCTGCGCAACTGGCCAAGACCGACTTGCTGACCGACATGGTGGGTGAGTTCCCCGAGCTGCAAGGCATCATGGGCGGCTACTACGCCCGCCATGACGGCCTGAGCCAGGACGTGGCCCACGCCATTGAAGACCATTACAAACCGCGCTTTGCCGGGGACGAATTGCCGCGCAACAGCGCCGGTGTGGTGGTGGCGCTGGCCGACAAGCTGGAAACCCTGGTCGGTATGTTTGGCATTGGCAACCTGCCCACCGGCGACAAAGACCCGTTTGCCCTGCGCCGCCATGCCCTGGGCGTGATCCGTATGCTGGTCGAAAAAGATTTGCCGCTGGACTTGAATGCTTTGGTGAGCGCTGCATTGCCCGCGTTTGGCGACAAGGTGACGGATGCCAGTTCCGCCTTGCTGGACTTTGTCTATGACCGCCTGGCTGGTACGCTGCGCGAGCAAGGCTACAGTGCTCTGGAGGTGGATGCCGTGCTCGACTTGCGCCCACAGCGCCTGGGTGACGTGCCTAAGCGCCTGGCCGCAGTGCGTGCTTTTGCCGCCCTGCCTGAGGCACCGGCCCTGGCCGCGGCCAACAAGCGTATCAGCAACATCCTGAAAAAGGCCGGTGATGTGGATGCCCATGTGAGTGATCTTCTGCTGGTCGAACCCGCTGAGGCTGCCTTGTTTGCTGCCATGCAGGTCGTGTTACCGCAAGCACAAACACAGCTTGAAGCCCAGGACTACACCGCCTCTTTGCAAACCCTGGCAGCCTTGGGGGCCCCAGTGGATGCATTTTTTGAAGGGGTGATGGTGAATGCCGATGCCCCAGATCTGCGTTTGAACCGCCTGGGTCTGCTCAAGAAGCTGCATCTGGTGATGAACCAGGTGGCGGATTTGTCGCGTCTGGCGGCCTGA
- the glyQ gene encoding glycine--tRNA ligase subunit alpha, which yields MLTFQQIILKLQSYWDAQGCALLQPYDMEVGAGTSHTATFLRALGPEPWKAAYVQPSRRPKDGRYGENPNRLQHYYQYQVVLKPAPSNILELYLGSLEALGFDLKKNDIRFVEDDWENPTLGAWGLGWEVWLNGMEVTQFTYFQQVGGIDCKPITGEITYGLERLAMYLQGVDNVYNLIWTEAADGSKLTYGDVYKQNEVEQSTYNFEHSDADFLFTAFTAHEKQAKHLMEAQLALPAYEQVLKCAHSFNLLDARGAISVTERAAYIGRIRNLARGVAQSYFESRERLGFPMAPREWVEQMSKKAA from the coding sequence ATGTTGACCTTCCAACAAATCATTTTGAAACTGCAGTCGTATTGGGATGCCCAAGGCTGTGCACTTTTGCAGCCTTATGACATGGAAGTGGGCGCGGGTACGTCGCACACAGCTACATTTTTAAGAGCACTCGGGCCAGAGCCCTGGAAAGCCGCTTACGTGCAGCCGAGCCGCCGCCCGAAAGATGGCCGCTACGGTGAGAACCCCAACCGCCTGCAGCACTACTACCAATACCAGGTGGTTTTGAAACCCGCCCCCAGCAACATCCTGGAGCTGTACCTGGGATCACTCGAAGCGCTGGGCTTTGATTTGAAGAAAAACGACATCCGGTTTGTCGAAGATGACTGGGAAAACCCTACGCTCGGGGCCTGGGGTCTAGGCTGGGAGGTCTGGCTGAACGGTATGGAAGTGACCCAGTTCACCTACTTTCAGCAAGTCGGCGGCATTGACTGCAAACCGATCACCGGAGAGATCACCTACGGGCTGGAGCGCCTGGCCATGTACCTGCAAGGTGTCGACAACGTCTACAACCTGATCTGGACCGAAGCGGCCGATGGCTCCAAGCTCACCTACGGTGACGTGTACAAACAAAACGAGGTTGAGCAATCCACCTACAACTTCGAGCACAGCGATGCCGACTTCTTGTTCACCGCCTTCACCGCCCACGAAAAACAGGCCAAGCACTTGATGGAAGCCCAACTCGCCTTGCCTGCGTATGAACAGGTGCTGAAATGCGCCCACAGCTTCAACCTGCTGGATGCCCGCGGTGCCATTTCGGTGACCGAACGCGCCGCCTACATTGGCCGCATCCGTAACCTGGCGCGGGGCGTGGCACAAAGTTATTTTGAATCCAGAGAGCGGCTGGGCTTCCCGATGGCCCCACGCGAATGGGTTGAACAGATGAGCAAGAAAGCAGCCTAA
- the lnt gene encoding apolipoprotein N-acyltransferase — protein sequence MAPFNPHSSEHRLFTGHSPHARRWPTLLAVCAGCLQAASLAWPWALPEVFQFVGLIQGQALWWGQILALSVLVLLLQGSDSPRSAAWCGWWFATAWLATTFGWLFTSMHTYGELSAPLAVLAVLILAGVLAAYTAGISWCFRAVALLNKALIAIYFVALWTLAELARGLVLTGFGWGAVGYAQVNGPMAAALSWVGMYGLSALAALLAVLTAFVLGARSWQAAVPPALSGVVLLGLMHVLPAPQGVSTGSLNVTLLQGNIAQDEKFDQSSGVPKALRWYGQQLAANRSALIITPETALPLLPTQLPDAYWQALQLRFDQGAQAALVGIPLGSYTEGYTNSVVGFKPGQTDLWRYDKHHLVPFGEFIPPMFRWFTNLMNIPLGDFNRGALVQPTFDWQGQRLATSICYENLFGEELAAQFADAAKAPTMLVNLSNLGWFGEHLAMDQHLQIARVRALEFDRPFLLATNTGRTAVVDHLGRVTAALPNHVAQALTADVQGREGITPYAWWASRWGQGPLVVLSLLVVMGVWLSRKS from the coding sequence ATGGCACCGTTTAATCCGCACAGCAGCGAGCACCGTTTGTTCACCGGTCACTCGCCACACGCGCGTAGGTGGCCCACCTTGCTGGCGGTGTGTGCGGGGTGTTTGCAAGCGGCCAGCTTGGCTTGGCCCTGGGCCCTGCCAGAAGTCTTTCAGTTTGTGGGTCTGATACAGGGGCAGGCCTTGTGGTGGGGGCAGATACTGGCCTTGAGCGTTTTGGTGTTGCTGCTGCAAGGCAGTGACTCCCCGCGCAGCGCGGCCTGGTGTGGCTGGTGGTTTGCGACCGCCTGGTTGGCCACTACCTTTGGTTGGCTGTTTACTTCCATGCACACCTACGGTGAGCTGAGTGCACCGCTGGCGGTGCTGGCGGTGTTGATCCTGGCGGGTGTTCTGGCTGCCTATACAGCAGGAATTTCATGGTGTTTTAGGGCTGTAGCGCTTTTGAATAAAGCGCTAATAGCTATTTATTTTGTAGCACTGTGGACACTGGCCGAGTTGGCCCGTGGGCTGGTGCTAACGGGTTTTGGCTGGGGTGCCGTAGGTTATGCGCAGGTGAATGGCCCCATGGCTGCGGCATTATCCTGGGTGGGGATGTATGGCTTGAGTGCTTTGGCCGCCTTGTTGGCCGTGCTCACGGCCTTTGTGCTGGGCGCGCGCAGTTGGCAGGCCGCCGTGCCGCCCGCATTGTCGGGTGTGGTGTTGCTCGGTCTGATGCACGTGTTGCCCGCGCCGCAAGGGGTCTCTACCGGCAGCCTGAATGTGACGCTGCTGCAAGGCAACATTGCCCAGGATGAAAAATTTGACCAAAGCAGCGGCGTGCCCAAAGCATTACGCTGGTATGGCCAACAGTTGGCGGCCAACCGCAGTGCACTCATCATCACCCCCGAAACCGCCCTGCCGCTGCTGCCGACGCAATTGCCGGATGCCTATTGGCAAGCCTTGCAACTGCGCTTTGACCAGGGCGCACAAGCCGCTTTGGTGGGTATTCCGCTGGGCAGTTACACCGAGGGCTACACCAATTCGGTGGTCGGCTTCAAACCGGGGCAAACTGACCTGTGGCGGTATGACAAACACCACCTGGTGCCGTTCGGTGAGTTCATCCCCCCGATGTTTCGCTGGTTCACCAACCTGATGAACATCCCTTTGGGCGATTTCAACCGGGGGGCACTGGTGCAACCCACCTTTGACTGGCAGGGCCAGCGCCTGGCGACTTCGATTTGTTATGAAAACCTGTTTGGCGAAGAACTCGCCGCACAGTTTGCCGATGCTGCCAAGGCACCCACCATGCTGGTCAACCTCAGCAACCTGGGTTGGTTTGGTGAACATCTGGCGATGGATCAGCACCTGCAAATTGCCCGAGTGCGTGCATTGGAATTTGACCGGCCCTTTTTGCTCGCCACCAATACCGGCCGCACGGCGGTGGTGGATCATCTCGGGCGGGTCACCGCTGCGTTGCCCAACCATGTGGCGCAGGCGCTGACGGCGGATGTGCAGGGGCGCGAGGGCATCACGCCCTATGCCTGGTGGGCTTCGCGCTGGGGGCAGGGGCCGTTGGTGGTGTTGAGTTTGTTGGTGGTGATGGGAGTTTGGTTGAGTCGGAAGTCCTGA
- a CDS encoding HlyC/CorC family transporter, translated as MSDPNPTRPDREDHRTFLQKIAEFIHPGPDSTDELLDTLVEAEHNQLIGADSRKMLEGVIRMADMSAGDVMVPSTRMELINIDDSFEVMMHGVIDTAHSRFPVFEGERENIIGILMAKDLLKMQRAPELSIRALLRPAVFVPESKGLNDLLRDFQSNHNHLAIVIDEFGRVAGLVTIEDVLEEIVGEIEDEFDIAEDDGDIFGLPDRTYRVSGDTTVERVENAFAVTLQSTDSDEDFDTIGGLIAHEMGHVPRRGEHHVLSGLKFVVMHTKGGAVKWFKVAPLPDGTV; from the coding sequence GTGTCAGACCCCAACCCTACGCGTCCCGATCGGGAAGATCACCGTACTTTTTTACAAAAAATTGCCGAGTTTATTCACCCTGGACCAGATTCCACGGATGAGTTGCTCGACACGCTGGTTGAAGCCGAGCACAACCAGCTCATAGGTGCCGATTCGCGCAAGATGCTGGAGGGGGTCATCCGCATGGCCGACATGAGTGCGGGTGATGTGATGGTGCCCAGCACCCGCATGGAGTTGATCAACATTGACGATTCGTTTGAGGTCATGATGCACGGTGTGATAGACACTGCGCACTCGCGTTTTCCGGTCTTTGAAGGGGAGCGTGAAAACATCATTGGTATTCTGATGGCCAAAGATTTGCTCAAAATGCAACGTGCACCCGAGCTCAGTATCCGAGCCCTGTTGCGCCCTGCTGTGTTTGTGCCTGAGAGCAAAGGCCTGAATGACTTGCTGCGCGACTTCCAGAGTAACCATAATCACTTGGCCATCGTGATCGATGAATTCGGCCGCGTAGCTGGTTTGGTCACGATTGAAGATGTGCTGGAAGAAATTGTGGGCGAGATCGAGGATGAATTCGATATTGCCGAGGACGATGGTGACATTTTTGGTTTGCCAGACCGTACTTATCGCGTGAGTGGTGATACCACCGTGGAGCGCGTTGAAAACGCCTTTGCGGTGACGCTCCAGAGTACCGACTCAGACGAAGACTTTGACACCATTGGGGGCCTGATCGCGCATGAAATGGGCCATGTTCCCCGGCGTGGTGAGCACCATGTGTTGTCGGGTTTGAAGTTTGTGGTGATGCACACCAAAGGTGGTGCAGTGAAATGGTTCAAAGTCGCCCCGTTGCCTGATGGCACCGTTTAA
- a CDS encoding GNAT family N-acetyltransferase, which translates to MFETYTSAQATMTDSTPPVGDPSFWADLPPVHKPPTVIVPIRSLGENHRSRIADHLKALDANDRYFRFGFAANDEQIDRYVDGLNFDRDEIFGVYNRHLKLIAMAHLAYAGDERRSECAEFGVSVLPHARGRGFGQRLFERAMMHARNHGVHLMFLHVLSENTAMLKIARHAGATVVRDGFESEAHLVLPPATLNTQMTEMLEEQLAQANYQVKIQAKQFRDMLQSMQIGWRAATSKPRDNDPPP; encoded by the coding sequence ATGTTTGAAACCTACACCTCTGCACAAGCTACGATGACTGATTCGACACCCCCCGTCGGTGACCCATCGTTCTGGGCCGACTTGCCTCCCGTGCACAAGCCGCCCACGGTGATCGTGCCCATACGTTCACTGGGCGAAAACCATCGCTCGCGTATTGCGGACCATCTGAAGGCACTGGATGCCAATGATCGCTACTTTCGTTTTGGTTTTGCAGCCAATGACGAACAGATTGACCGTTATGTGGACGGTTTGAATTTTGACCGCGACGAAATTTTTGGTGTCTATAACCGGCATTTGAAATTGATTGCCATGGCGCATCTGGCTTACGCAGGGGATGAAAGGCGCTCTGAATGCGCCGAGTTCGGCGTATCGGTATTGCCGCATGCACGTGGTCGTGGATTTGGTCAGCGCTTGTTTGAGCGAGCCATGATGCATGCCCGCAACCATGGTGTACACCTGATGTTCCTGCATGTGCTGAGTGAAAACACGGCCATGCTCAAAATTGCCCGGCATGCCGGGGCTACCGTGGTGCGTGATGGTTTTGAGTCTGAGGCACACCTGGTACTGCCTCCCGCCACCTTGAACACCCAAATGACAGAAATGCTGGAAGAGCAGTTGGCGCAGGCCAATTACCAGGTCAAGATACAGGCCAAGCAGTTTCGGGACATGCTGCAAAGCATGCAAATCGGCTGGCGCGCTGCCACGTCCAAGCCCCGCGACAATGACCCTCCGCCTTGA